One genomic segment of Helianthus annuus cultivar XRQ/B chromosome 14, HanXRQr2.0-SUNRISE, whole genome shotgun sequence includes these proteins:
- the LOC110908644 gene encoding uncharacterized protein LOC110908644: protein MGSYTYSHETRSTFSETNFQENQHQNLEFSDQTTFDHETKSGFLRKQDSWPKNSTPRRKNQVFLEGYVETSDEDELVRAKSLTDEDLDELKGCLDLGFGFSYDEIPELCNTLPALELCYSMSQKFLDDQQKSPVVDEPVSSPPPIANWKISSPGDRPEDVKARLKYWAQAVACTVRLCN from the exons ATGGGTAGTTATACTTATTCACACGAAACAAGATCTACCTTTTCCGAAACCAATTTTCAAGAAAACCAACACCAAAACCTCGAATTTTCAGATCAAACAACGTTTGACCACGAAACCAAATCTGGGTTCCTCAGGAAACAAGATTCTTGGCCCAAAAACAGCACACCCAGAAGGAAAAATCAAGTGTTTCTTGAAGGGTATGTAGAGACATCCGATGAAGATGAACTTGTTAGGGCTAAAAGTTTAACAGATGAAGATCTTGATGAACTTAAAGGGTGTTTGGATTTAGGGTTTGGGTTTAGTTATGATGAAATTCCGGAGCTTTGTAACACTTTGCCGGCGTTGGAGTTGTGTTATTCTATGAGTCAGAAGTTTCTTGATGATCAACAGAAGTCGCCGGTGGTTGATGAACCGGTTTCCTCCCCACCTCCGATTGCCAATTGGAAGATTTCTAGCCCTG GTGATCGTCCTGAAGATGTGAAAGCAAGACTCAAGTATTGGGCACAAGCAGTAGCTTGCACAGTTAGATTATGCAACTAA